GTCCACCCACGTTACAATCCTCTGtgcttccttttttctcccctgcttttcatctctctcccttgtaCACCTCCCACAGGTGCACACTGCCATCATTCTTGTTGCTCGCCGCTCTTTCTTGCATCTCTGACACGTCCTCCCTTCTTCGCTCTCCATCCGCTAAGTGTCAGCCAGAGACGGTGAGTGtgaaagaaagggggaggaaggagctCAGCCAAAGGAGCGGAGACGCACCCCAacgaaaaggcaaagaacaGACGTTGAAACTGCTCGTAGAACCAAAAGGCAGTCACACatacacctacacacacacacacacaatatACGCGATCACAAAGACTTGGCCGTCGTGTGTACGGCCACGCCTATCCTCCCCTCTGCAGGCGCATGCAGCTAACTTTTTCTTCATTGTTCTGGTAGGGCATCGCTGAGGTAGGAAGCGTGGTCGCCTAACCACTTCTCCCTCGCGcttagcagcagcacccccccTTTTATCTTGACTTTCATCTTATTCCTTTGGGATATGTGCTTTGCGTCTCATGCAGCTTGCCTTtacctttttttcttcgacCCCCCCTtccgcgctgccgcacctgcTCGTcgctacacacgcacacattcgagcacacgcacccgtCAGCTCGTCTTAGCTGTTCGTATTATTCTTCTGGTTAGCGTAGCTCTTCGTCCGCTACCGCTTCTGCTTTCCCCATCGTTTCTGCACATGGTGCGCCTATACGAACACGTGCCTATGTgcgtccctcttcctccttcacaCGTACATATCCACTCGCTTTGAAGAGGTGTACCGCttctgcgtgggtgtgcgccccctccccttctcccccgatactttcctctcctccttacTCTTGTtcgtgttgttgttcttctgtctgtctccctctgtctgtcGTTCACTggttttccctccttttctttggctgtgtgtgggtgtgtcttgTTGTCTTGTTCTTCTCTGCGGTCTTGTACAAGCACCCAccgcaccccccacccctggGCCCGTCCTCAACCTCTTACTCGCTTCGCGGTATGTGTCGCGCCTTTTGTGCGGCAGAGGTACTTCGCATTGGTGTTCATGAACTGAGCTCAGCTGTCGAGGTTGCTCACgcatcacctctctctccactccaCATCTCCACTGTAGTGTACCGCCTCTCTCGGTGTCTTTTCCTCGTCttctgcacacgcgcagttcttcttctcccctttggCGTTCCTGTGCTGTGGGGCCAGCGGCCGTTCTACCGCTGCAACGATTACGATGCCGTCCAGTCGTGGCGTGtccctctccatctccctgacggaggcggaggtggcccCGGGTGGCATGCTGCGCGGTGAGGTCAAGGTGAAAGTGGATGCTTCACACAAGAATGGCATCGTCTACGAGGCTATTCGCCTTGTTTTTCTTGCAGTGGAGAGAAGCTGTGTGTGGGATGACCAGGGCGAGTTCGATGCACTGCTGAACGAGTACACATCGTCCCGCGTCTACCTTGATCGCCACGTGACGCTCGCCGGATTCAAAACACAAACTGAGGATGCCGAGACCGCCGCGCAGGTCCGGGAGGAGATGCTGTTCCTCCAGCACTGCGCCACCCCAtacgccgcggtggcgccggcaaAGCCTAAGATGAGCGCGTACCGCCACTACACACGCGCGGAGGTactgcacagcagcatccAGATGGCGGCCGCGACGACGCACACCACGGGCGGCGCGGTCGTTCCTGATACCAGCGCCGACAACCACAACTTTGTGGGGAGTAAGGAGCCTATACTGGGTGATGACGGGCCCCAGTCTACCAGGGCGGCATCAGGAGAGGGAGCCGCAGAGGTGGAGTTCCCCGTGCTGATGCCCGGAGCCCATCGTTTTCCTTTTATGCTTCGCCTGCCACCCTGGCTGCCGCCTTCCTTCTACTACTCCTTCGGTGGTGCCAAGGGGCATCTCAAGTACTCGGCGTCCGCCACAATGCTGTTCCCCGCCAACGGCGCCGGCTCATGGTGGTTCAACATGCGCAACGACATGAGTGGGACAACGCGCGATGCGGAGAAGGCCTTCAATAGAgccaccggcgccggcgccccCTCCGGTGAGGGGGCGCGCAAACGACCAGGTGGCGGTCGGTCGGAGGAGGTCGACATCGACCTGGACAGCGTCCTCGTCGACGAGCGCACGAATCGGCGCCTCACTAACATTCCCAGCTGCAGTCCGTCAGACCTCAAGATCTCCATCGACTTCGACGTGCTCTCGGTGATGCCGCGTCGTCAGCTGGTGGCCGAGTATTACCAGATTGACGCTCACAACCTCCATCAGAGACCGACGAACGCACCACATGAGTCGGGGGACAGAGCCAGGAAGTCGCAAAGACGCTCTGACAAGGGCAGCAACTGCGGCGGCACGAAGCCGACCGACATGTCGACAGGGGTGCTGGAGCACCATGAGGACACGCACTTGgctctctccgctctctaCCAAACATTCCGCTGCGGCTGGTTGAGAAACATGTGCTgcctgcagccgcagaaCGCActcgaggcggaggtgcttgTTGTGGGTGCACGGACGGTGCTATTGGCCGATGACATTGGCGCCTCGCAGGCGCTCGGGGTGCAACCGCCGATGACGCCCGATTATCCACAACTTGGCGGTCCGGCGCTCCACTCACCCGGGATCGTCCCTTCACCTGACCTGGAAGCTGCGGCGCCAAACACGCCATGGCCAGTTAGCGGCATcacgctgcgtgtgcgtgtgcgcaacCACTGCCCCACACAAACGGTGCAGTGTGTGCGAGTAGAACTTAAAGTAATGGTGGAGATCTTCAAGTCCCTCAAGACCCCGCACACCTTTCCTGGCATCTCCTACTCGAGTTTTGACTACACGATCCCCATCCCTCCTGGCAACCAGGCGCTCTTCGATGTGCGACTGGGCCTGATGCCACGCTTCCGCCGGCACGAGAAAGACAGCGAGTtgcttctgccgccgcctggtgTACGAACAGCTAACATGACGAGCAACACCTTCCTGCAGGTCAGCTTCCCCGGGATGTACACGTACATcgaagagcaagaagaggCGAAAGGCGTCGTGCTTATGGCGGAGACGGTAGACTTGAATGACGAGGTCCTCGAACTGCCGGTCCGGTACAGTTGATTGACGAGGCTACGCTGCGCGTTGTTTTCTTGGTCTTCTCTGTGATGAATACGATCCTGGAGACGCGTTGTGCAGCCGTACATGCCGCGAGCGACCTCA
This DNA window, taken from Leishmania panamensis strain MHOM/PA/94/PSC-1 chromosome 34 sequence, encodes the following:
- a CDS encoding hypothetical protein (TriTrypDB/GeneDB-style sysID: LpmP.34.0400), which encodes MPSSRGVSLSISLTEAEVAPGGMLRGEVKVKVDASHKNGIVYEAIRLVFLAVERSCVWDDQGEFDALLNEYTSSRVYLDRHVTLAGFKTQTEDAETAAQVREEMLFLQHCATPYAAVAPAKPKMSAYRHYTRAEVLHSSIQMAAATTHTTGGAVVPDTSADNHNFVGSKEPILGDDGPQSTRAASGEGAAEVEFPVLMPGAHRFPFMLRLPPWLPPSFYYSFGGAKGHLKYSASATMLFPANGAGSWWFNMRNDMSGTTRDAEKAFNRATGAGAPSGEGARKRPGGGRSEEVDIDLDSVLVDERTNRRLTNIPSCSPSDLKISIDFDVLSVMPRRQLVAEYYQIDAHNLHQRPTNAPHESGDRARKSQRRSDKGSNCGGTKPTDMSTGVLEHHEDTHLALSALYQTFRCGWLRNMCCLQPQNALEAEVLVVGARTVLLADDIGASQALGVQPPMTPDYPQLGGPALHSPGIVPSPDLEAAAPNTPWPVSGITLRVRVRNHCPTQTVQCVRVELKVMVEIFKSLKTPHTFPGISYSSFDYTIPIPPGNQALFDVRLGLMPRFRRHEKDSELLLPPPGVRTANMTSNTFLQVSFPGMYTYIEEQEEAKGVVLMAETVDLNDEVLELPVRYS